In one Molothrus aeneus isolate 106 chromosome 8, BPBGC_Maene_1.0, whole genome shotgun sequence genomic region, the following are encoded:
- the CALHM1 gene encoding calcium homeostasis modulator protein 1, which produces MDKFRMIFQFFQSNQESFMNGICGIMALASTQMYSAFDFNCPCLPHYNLAYGLGILLVPPFILFLLGFVLNNNISMLAEEWRRPRGRRGKDAAVLRYMCCSMAQRAMIAPVVWLAVTLLDGKCITCAFCTSVPLESLGNASHPHLSQGEVQRVLARIPCKEIYNGQQLIANEVAVRYLRCISQALGWCFVLLMTTLAFLVRSLRPCFSQAAFLKSRYWSHYIDIERKLFDETCAEHARSFAKVCIQQFFEGMSTDLEAARHHLPRKAPADAGEAAEKLLGITDQGTMNMALKSWHRCKPPLHLHPPAQPTGNGWAGEGQPPTHPSAPQKETFAYYSWV; this is translated from the exons ATGGACAAGTTTCGGATGATCTTCCAGTTCTTCCAGTCCAACCAGGAGTCCTTCATGAATGGCATCTGTGGGATCATGGCCCTTGCCAGCACCCAGATGTACTCAGCCTTTGATTTCAActgcccctgcctgccacaCTACAACCTGGCCTACGGGCTGGGCATCCTCCTGGTCCCCCCTTTCATCTTGttcctgctgggttttgtgCTGAACAACAACATCTCCATGCTGGCAGAGGAgtggcggcggccgcggggccggcgggggaAGGATGCGGCTGTGCTGCGCTACATGTGCTGCTCCATGGCACAGCGGGCCATGATCGCCCCTGTGGTCTGGCTGGCGGTGACACTGCTGGATGGCAAGTGCATCACCTGTGCCTTCTGCACCTCGGTGCCCCTGGAGAGCCTGGGCAATGCCAGCCACCCCCACCTCTCCCAGGGGGAGGTACAGCGGGTGCTTGCCCGCATCCCCTGCAAGGAGATCTACAACGGGCAGCAGCTCATTGCCAATGAAGTGGCCGTCAGGTACCTGCGCTGCATCTCACAG gctctgggctggtgctttgtgctgctgatgACCACTCTGGCTTTCTTGGTGAGATCGCTTCGGCCCTGCTTCAGCCAGGCTGCCTTCCTGAAGAGCAGGTACTGGTCCCACTACATCGACATCGAGCGCAAGCTGTTCGACGAGACGTGTGCGGAGCACGCCAGGAGCTTTGCCAAGGTCTGCATCCAGCAGTTCTTTGAGGGCATGAGCACGGACCTGGAGGCTGCTCGCCACCACCTGCCCAGGAAAGCCCCTGCTGATGCAGGGGAAGCTGCCGAGAAGCTCCTGGGCATCACCGACCAGGGCACCATGAACATGGCCCTGAAGAGCTGGCACAGATGCAAGCCCCCACTGCACCTCCACCCACCTGCCCAACCCACTGGAAATggctgggcaggagaagggcagccCCCCACGCACccctctgcaccccaaaaaGAGACATTTGCCTACTACAGCTGGGTGTGA
- the CALHM3 gene encoding calcium homeostasis modulator protein 3: protein MDRFRMIFQYFQSNSESVMNGICGLLALASVKMYTSLDFSCPCLPQYNMAYGLGIMFVPPIILFLCGLILNRQALVMLEEWRRPAGRRKKDPAVIRYMCSSIMQRAMVAPVVWIIVTLLDGKCLICAFSGSMDPQKFVGFANVSTEQVQQLLAKVPCKDDELMRNSTSRKAVSRYLRCCSQALGWSILLILIIAAFLVRWLRPCFNQATLLQARHWSNYIDIEQKIFEETCCEHSRLFAHKCILHFFESMQQEIRLHRFSLPREGEEAEGGEGPLQGITDQDQVNKLLKTWYYEKPPLDVSQAHQRHPLVRERSPLPRAENASTHSKFPQHTSV from the exons ATGGACCGTTTCCGGATGATCTTCCAGTACTTCCAGTCCAACTCGGAGTCTGTAATGAATGGGATCTGTGGGCTCTTGGCCCTGGCAAGTGTAAAGATGTACACCAGCCTGGACttcagctgtccctgcctgccccagtaCAACATGGCATATGGCCTGGGGATCATGTTCGTGCCCCCCATCATCCTCTTCCTGTGTGGCCTCATCCTCAACAGACAGGCCCTGGTGATGCTGGAGGAGTGGAGGCGACCAGCGGGGCGCAGGAAGAAGGACCCAGCTGTCATCAG GTACATGTGTTCCTCCATCATGCAGCGAGCCATGGTTGCCCCTGTCGTCTGGATCATAGTCACCCTCCTGGATGGCAAATGCCTGATCTGTGCTTTCAGTGGCTCCATGGACCCCCAGAAGTTTGTGGGCTTTGCCAatgtgagcacagagcaggtgcagcagctgctggccaaggtGCCCTGCAAGGATGACGAGCTCATGAGGAACAGCACGTCCCGCAAGGCAGTGTCCAGGTACCTGcgctgctgctcccag GCACTTGGCTGGAGCATTCTGTTGATCCTGATCATAGCAGCTTTCCTTGTCCGCTGGCTCAGACCTTGCTTCAACCAGGCCACCCTCCTGCAGGCACGTCACTGGAGCAACTACATTGACATTGAGCAAAAGATTTTTGAGGAAAcctgctgtgagcacagccGGCTCTTTGCTCACAAATGCATCCTCCACTTCTTCGAAAGCATGCAGCAAGAGATCAGACTGCACAGATTCAGCTTGCctagggagggagaggaggctgaagGAGGGGAAGGTCCTCTCCAGGGTATCACAGATCAGGACCAGGTGAACAAGCTTCTGAAAACATGGTACTATGAGAAACCTCCCCTGGATGTCAGCCAGGCACACCAGAGGCATCCCCTGGTGCGAGAGAGatcccctctgcccagggcagaaaATGCCAGCACCCACTCCAAATTTCCCCAGCACACCAGTGTGTAA